The DNA region TTAGATGTTGCACCAAAACCGCTGTTTTAAGTGGCGGTTCtagcaaaaaaaaaaggcaaaaaaaaaaattctctcaCCAGTTCTACGTGGACGGTAAATAGggaattatttttccctttaacGTAAAGTAggaattatttttctaaattacaatattttaggaaaagattttcttttaatttaagttgCTATATGTACTTCTATGAATGTTTTAAAGCCACTACTTATACGTTTGTCAAACTTTTACTTCTATTTAGTACTCTCTATATTTTCAAAtgctctttttatttatatttttcacaaatttcaatgcaaattttaaaatcaaataatttaaattgtaagtttttaaaaaattttaaaagttgatatttagaaagtatacATTGAGGCGAACCtaacaagattccacatgaatatgttttctCTTATACATCGATGCAAAGttaaagtttgacactaaaattcgtaaattctatttgaaaaaaacatatgaaaacaaAGGGAGTAAAATTTAACAAGTTTTACATTATTTTCGCCTAACTTTTTGGCAAATAGTAGTATGATACAGGTGGATGGCTAGAGGTATAAAACATTTTATTGATCTTTTACAATAAATAtatggaaaaattatttttaaaaagccaACATTTTGGCCATCTGCAAATAAAGTATCAACGTttcaattatttaataaaaatacaacCTTTGGCTTATTTTTGCAAATAAAGAGATTTCAGGTAAAGCAAACCTACAGTGACCGGTAAACtctagtaatttgaaaaaaataaattaatttcttaacCTAATAAATTCTTCATCTTCCTTGTAATCTTCATCTTCCTTGTAATCTTCATTCAATCTCTTTTCCTACTTCTCTCTCTCTTCAATCTCCCTATTCCTTGAAGCTCAAATGAGTAGGTGTGGTTCTTCTTCTCGTGTACACAGTGCAAACTCAGGTAATGTTAAATGTTATCACAAATTGGAAGCTAAATTGAAAACTGTTTGTAAGGGACCAAACACATGTTAGAAATTCTATGCTTGCCCAAATTGGCCagtaagttaattaattatatttgtatttttagttGTTGTTCATGCATTTTCAAGTGGTCCTTTATTAAGATTAGTTACAGAGAGTGCTGGAATTGGATATTTATGAAGCACATACACATTCATTGTCCTCATATAAATTACTGCATTATGTAACTCAACAACAACATTTTCCCCATCTATCTTCCTTAAGCCATCCTTTAAAGTGTAACCTAGAAGCAAGTAAAAAAGCCCTTGTATCCCTCTATCTCCATTGCAATTATTAGCTAAACTCATCAAGTAATCCATAGACAAATCATCTGGATCTACCTCCATTATTCTACTAAAACCTCCAACATAACTAATACCACTTGGGCTTCCTTAAATTTACCCCGATACCAAATTCTAATAGACACCTTTTCATTCATTATGttcacaattacaaacaaatCCTAATCTCTAATGTGTTGAACCAAATTCCACCATAAAAGAGTAAAACCTAATTTCTAAGCAAATTTCaacaattatcaataatgagaCATCAATTGCAAAAATTTAGAGTCAAAAACTTACTTGTATTGTGATGTTTTACTGGAAATCAAATTTGccctaaaatttaatttgttccGCCATTGAAGAATGTGAAATGGTGCAAAAAATTTAGGTTGAAACAGAAAGTTCAATGGTCTTGTATTTGCAAatagaagttgaagaagatggtgaattttgaaataaagtAATGACAGAGACAGCTATGAATGAGTTGGTATACGAAATAAATGCTAAATTGATTACTAgtaaaatatctttttatttgcaaaaatgagacaaagattgtatttttattgaataaatgaAACATTAATCCTTTATTTACAGATAGCCAAAATATTAGCTTTTTAGAAACAATTTTTTCaatatatgaaaatatatagtaactttaaaatttaatacttcTCATATCAACTCATAGTACGCTCATATTCTTATATATAgacttttcatttaaaaaaaaaaattgaattagctCAATGACTAATGATTTTTCTTAGATTCAATTTTGACCGCCCATAAAAAATTACTCTATTCAACATACTTccgaataaaaaaattaaaaatataacgATGTGAAATCCTCCTTTTTCAACAAAGACTCTGACCAAATTTCAAAAACCAAAAACACAAAATTGGTGGAGCCTCCGACCAAAAAGTAAACACCACCACCGTCAATCCGCCAATTCTCTCGGTCAAACCTCTTCGATCATCCCTTCCTCTAACCTCCATTAATATTCACTAGAAGCTTTGAATCCATAAAAACCCTAACAATGGCGGCCTTAATTTACCAGATATTCACCTCTTCATCTCTACTATCTCTAGGTCTTTACCATCTTATCTCCACCATTCGCAACTTTCTCAAATCCCCTCAATCCTTCTCCGCTAAACCTTTTCATCCCCTTTCTTCTCGCCTCCGTCTTCTTCCCTTATACCTCACTATCGTCGCCATTTTGATCTCCTTCATCCACCATTCTCTCTCCTCCAACATTGCCGATCCTCTCGTCAAAGGTCATTCTCCTGTCCACCATTTCACCTCCCTTCAATCCGCCGCTGTTTCTTTCCTCTTCTTTCTCCTTTCTCTCATTCTTCTTCTCTCTGAATGTACTTCCGTGTTCTCTATGCTCCCTTCCGATCTTTTCTTTGCGTTTGCATCATCGGCTTTTTTCCTTCATTCCACCGTTTATTCATCTCGTGCGAGTTTACAGACTTCCGATCTTCAATCCCGGTGTGATTCCTTATCCTCATCGATTTCTCTTGTTTCTTCTATTCTTTGTCTCGGTCTTGCCCTTTTTCCTCGATTGTTTGTGTTCGATGTTGGT from Amaranthus tricolor cultivar Red isolate AtriRed21 chromosome 3, ASM2621246v1, whole genome shotgun sequence includes:
- the LOC130809177 gene encoding uncharacterized protein LOC130809177, with amino-acid sequence MAALIYQIFTSSSLLSLGLYHLISTIRNFLKSPQSFSAKPFHPLSSRLRLLPLYLTIVAILISFIHHSLSSNIADPLVKGHSPVHHFTSLQSAAVSFLFFLLSLILLLSECTSVFSMLPSDLFFAFASSAFFLHSTVYSSRASLQTSDLQSRCDSLSSSISLVSSILCLGLALFPRLFVFDVGLAGSLCLNGLWDLQTGLSLYVDAFIPEGCHRLLDVVSGVEGSTKCELEESKLRAVAILDLAFVVHVGIVMILIFVVYAVVSKALGVSRRFGSYEALSTTADTNHVQLKTLTGTQA